Proteins encoded together in one Corallococcus soli window:
- a CDS encoding L,D-transpeptidase family protein produces MRRWFSLGLPLMFFACAPVEPPAPLAQVDAGSALAGMGLASVAAPPDAEPSSIESAEALRSAWQATAPEPSSDGGVPHATASALIEPMDPSELADPPEEDGGAGGALALSLAPSLSQTPSRGANPQALPGEEEPQVITESEVPVLELGPDGEPLLDADDFAQEPVPPVAVEPLLGDAPVADVGSRPDGTPAAGDVGADSNGTPPGVDPGSDGDATPEAPLASLDAGFEPYAVPYAPDAGSLRVRRSIAVRSEPRQGSPPLGTVAQDMRVTWQEGAMRGPDCETWVHLQPRGWVCERYLEQNFREPRVRTLPRVEEGALTPGIYARVVGRRVRAYPSLALARRRKQGVLLKGSVTVKLQGQVKVGRRTFWRTSDGQYFEARVLREHRPSDFSGLDAEALASLPMPFAWAQSRGAPRSDVVVRVAPDARAARQTVLPPRTLVSVRELSPDGQWVLISEDHWVARDDLHVAWSLASPSIVAPGAKWLDVDLESQVLIAYEGDRPVYATLISSGSPGTDTPEGLFRIWVKFAEADMTGSTGNASYRVATVPWTMFFEGDFALHTAYWHDRFGEPVSHGCINLAPKDARTLYGWTTPDVPTGWSMAHAMPDDPGTWVRIRGQARVQPKKRRGPAPVVATLSDL; encoded by the coding sequence ATGCGCCGCTGGTTCTCGCTCGGACTTCCCCTGATGTTCTTCGCGTGCGCTCCGGTGGAGCCGCCCGCCCCTCTTGCTCAGGTGGATGCGGGCAGCGCGCTGGCCGGGATGGGGCTGGCGTCCGTCGCCGCTCCGCCCGATGCCGAGCCTTCGTCGATTGAATCCGCGGAGGCGCTGCGCTCCGCGTGGCAGGCCACCGCGCCGGAGCCCTCCTCGGATGGCGGCGTGCCGCACGCTACGGCGTCCGCGCTGATTGAACCCATGGATCCGTCGGAGCTGGCGGACCCACCGGAGGAGGACGGAGGCGCGGGCGGCGCGCTCGCCCTGTCGCTGGCGCCTTCGCTCTCCCAGACGCCTTCGCGCGGCGCGAACCCGCAGGCCCTGCCGGGCGAGGAGGAGCCCCAGGTCATCACCGAGTCCGAGGTCCCCGTGCTGGAGCTGGGACCTGATGGCGAGCCGCTGCTCGACGCGGACGACTTCGCCCAGGAGCCCGTGCCGCCCGTCGCCGTCGAGCCCCTCCTCGGTGACGCGCCCGTCGCGGACGTGGGCTCCCGGCCGGATGGAACGCCCGCCGCTGGAGACGTAGGCGCTGACTCGAACGGCACACCGCCCGGCGTGGACCCTGGCTCCGACGGGGACGCCACCCCCGAGGCACCGCTCGCCTCGCTCGATGCGGGCTTCGAGCCCTACGCCGTTCCGTACGCGCCGGACGCCGGTTCGCTGCGCGTGCGCCGCTCCATCGCGGTGCGCTCGGAGCCCCGGCAGGGCTCGCCGCCCCTGGGCACCGTGGCCCAGGACATGCGCGTGACCTGGCAGGAGGGCGCGATGCGCGGACCCGACTGCGAGACGTGGGTCCACCTCCAGCCTCGCGGCTGGGTGTGCGAGCGCTACCTGGAGCAGAACTTCCGTGAGCCCCGCGTGCGCACGCTGCCCCGCGTGGAGGAGGGCGCGCTCACGCCCGGCATCTACGCGCGCGTGGTGGGCCGCCGCGTGCGCGCCTACCCGAGCCTCGCGCTCGCCCGCAGGCGCAAGCAGGGCGTGCTGCTCAAGGGCTCCGTGACGGTGAAGCTCCAGGGCCAGGTGAAGGTGGGCCGGCGCACCTTCTGGCGCACGTCGGACGGCCAGTACTTCGAGGCGCGCGTGCTGCGCGAGCACCGCCCCTCCGACTTCAGCGGCCTGGACGCGGAGGCCCTCGCGTCGCTGCCCATGCCCTTCGCGTGGGCCCAGTCCCGAGGCGCCCCCCGCTCGGACGTGGTGGTGCGCGTGGCCCCGGACGCCAGGGCCGCCCGCCAGACGGTGCTCCCGCCCCGCACGCTCGTGTCCGTGCGCGAGCTGTCCCCGGATGGCCAGTGGGTGCTGATTTCAGAGGACCACTGGGTGGCACGCGACGACCTGCACGTCGCGTGGTCGCTGGCGTCCCCGTCCATCGTGGCGCCCGGCGCGAAGTGGCTGGACGTGGACCTGGAGTCCCAGGTGCTCATCGCCTACGAGGGCGACCGCCCCGTCTACGCCACGCTCATCTCCTCCGGCAGCCCCGGCACCGACACCCCTGAAGGCCTGTTCCGCATCTGGGTGAAGTTCGCCGAGGCCGACATGACGGGCAGCACGGGCAACGCCAGCTATCGCGTGGCCACCGTGCCGTGGACCATGTTCTTCGAGGGCGACTTCGCGCTGCACACCGCCTACTGGCACGACCGCTTCGGCGAACCGGTGAGCCACGGCTGCATCAACCTGGCCCCGAAGGACGCGCGCACCCTCTACGGGTGGACCACGCCCGACGTGCCCACCGGCTGGTCCATGGCCCACGCCATGCCGGACGACCCGGGCACCTGGGTCCGCATCCGGGGACAGGCCCGCGTGCAGCCGAAGAAGCGCCGGGGCCCCGCCCCCGTGGTCGCCACCCTCAGCGACCTGTGA
- a CDS encoding secondary thiamine-phosphate synthase enzyme YjbQ yields MYQAKQLTVSTRGRGLVDITDEVQRAVKGTGIRDGLCTLFLHHTSASLLISENADPVVQRDLEAFFSRLVKDGDPLFQHDAEGPDDMPAHVRTVLTQVSLTVPVKDGAADLGTWQGVYVWEHRTSPHHRRVTVSVLGG; encoded by the coding sequence GTGTATCAGGCGAAGCAGCTGACGGTGTCCACGCGGGGTCGGGGCCTCGTGGACATCACCGACGAGGTGCAGCGGGCGGTGAAGGGCACGGGCATCCGCGACGGCCTGTGCACGCTGTTCCTGCACCACACGAGCGCGTCCCTGCTCATCAGCGAGAACGCGGACCCCGTCGTCCAGCGCGACCTGGAGGCCTTCTTCTCCCGGCTGGTGAAGGACGGCGACCCGCTGTTCCAGCACGACGCGGAGGGGCCGGACGACATGCCCGCGCACGTGCGTACGGTGCTGACGCAGGTGTCGCTCACCGTGCCGGTGAAGGACGGCGCGGCGGACCTGGGCACCTGGCAGGGCGTCTACGTCTGGGAGCACCGCACGTCGCCGCACCACCGCCGCGTCACCGTGTCCGTGCTGGGCGGGTGA
- a CDS encoding alpha/beta hydrolase produces MSLRPRAVRTKLGELNCVVVDALPEGARPELVVVLSHGFGASGTDLVGLGPELMNASPRLAEAVRFVFPEAPLSLENLGMPQGRAWFALPQSVLMGQQRDWEQFSREVPPGMPAARRALMSTVAALQHPFGRIVLGGFSQGAMMSTDVALRLEESPAGLCLLSGALVAQDEWMPKARARSALPVFQGHGRQDPVLPFQEGERLRDLLTGVGMPVEFLPFDGGHTILTEELEQLAAFLVKRLDGR; encoded by the coding sequence GTGAGCCTCCGTCCGCGCGCGGTGCGCACGAAGCTGGGGGAGCTGAACTGCGTCGTGGTGGACGCGCTCCCCGAAGGCGCGAGGCCGGAGCTGGTGGTCGTGCTCAGCCACGGCTTCGGCGCGTCGGGCACGGACCTGGTGGGGCTGGGGCCGGAGTTGATGAACGCTTCGCCCAGGCTGGCGGAGGCCGTGCGCTTCGTGTTTCCGGAAGCGCCCCTGTCGCTGGAGAACCTGGGCATGCCCCAGGGTCGCGCGTGGTTCGCGCTGCCGCAGTCGGTGCTGATGGGGCAGCAGCGGGATTGGGAGCAGTTCTCCCGTGAGGTGCCCCCGGGGATGCCCGCCGCCCGCCGCGCGTTGATGAGCACGGTGGCGGCGCTCCAGCACCCCTTCGGTCGCATCGTGCTGGGAGGCTTCAGCCAGGGCGCGATGATGTCCACGGACGTGGCGCTGCGGCTGGAGGAGTCGCCGGCCGGCCTGTGCCTGCTGTCCGGGGCCCTGGTCGCGCAGGACGAATGGATGCCGAAGGCCCGCGCGCGCTCGGCGCTGCCGGTGTTCCAGGGCCACGGCCGCCAGGACCCGGTGTTGCCCTTCCAGGAAGGCGAGCGCCTGCGCGACCTGCTGACCGGAGTGGGGATGCCGGTGGAGTTCCTACCTTTCGACGGAGGGCACACCATCCTGACGGAGGAATTGGAGCAGCTGGCCGCGTTCCTCGTGAAGCGACTGGACGGGCGCTGA
- a CDS encoding peptidylprolyl isomerase, translated as MRTSFLTVGFLCLALTACSKDKESEGGKASPPPTKPAAPRTVSLQTDAATAKGFQKKALEGQDLWAKMETNQGTIVLKLFSKDAPKTVSNFVGLATGEQPWIDPKTRERVEGKPLYDGAIFHRVIPGFMIQGGDPTGTGRGDPGYRFDDEFKSMRGFDKPGILAMANAGPGTNGSQFFITTSTPTNLNGRHTIFGEVVTGYEVVEKIGNVPRSRQDRPDTDVVIQHITISDAQP; from the coding sequence ATGCGCACCTCATTCCTGACCGTTGGTTTCCTCTGCCTCGCCCTGACCGCGTGCTCCAAGGACAAGGAGTCCGAAGGCGGCAAGGCCTCCCCGCCCCCCACCAAGCCGGCGGCTCCCCGCACGGTGAGCCTCCAGACGGACGCGGCCACCGCGAAGGGCTTCCAGAAGAAGGCGCTGGAGGGCCAGGACCTCTGGGCGAAGATGGAGACGAACCAGGGCACCATCGTCCTGAAGCTCTTCTCCAAGGACGCGCCCAAGACGGTGTCCAACTTCGTGGGGCTCGCGACCGGCGAGCAGCCGTGGATCGACCCCAAGACGCGCGAGCGCGTGGAGGGCAAGCCGCTGTACGACGGCGCCATCTTCCACCGCGTCATCCCGGGCTTCATGATTCAAGGCGGCGACCCCACGGGCACCGGCCGGGGTGACCCGGGCTACCGCTTCGACGACGAGTTCAAGAGCATGCGCGGCTTCGACAAGCCGGGCATCCTGGCCATGGCCAACGCGGGCCCGGGCACCAACGGCAGCCAGTTCTTCATCACCACCAGCACGCCGACGAACCTGAACGGCCGGCACACCATCTTCGGTGAGGTGGTGACGGGCTACGAGGTGGTGGAGAAGATCGGCAACGTGCCGCGCAGCCGCCAGGACCGGCCCGACACGGACGTGGTCATCCAGCACATCACCATCAGCGACGCGCAGCCGTGA
- the speD gene encoding adenosylmethionine decarboxylase produces MTTGQEWLVDASGCSPERLKDAPALAALFEALVVTLDLKVMGQPQWHVFPEPGGITGLALLAESHLTLHTFPEHGFAALNVYCCRTRARPDFDALVAHHLGATSCRVRELSRGVEA; encoded by the coding sequence GTGACAACCGGACAGGAATGGCTGGTTGACGCGAGCGGCTGCTCGCCGGAGAGGCTCAAGGACGCGCCCGCGCTGGCGGCCCTCTTCGAGGCGCTCGTCGTCACCCTGGACCTCAAGGTCATGGGGCAACCCCAGTGGCACGTCTTCCCGGAGCCCGGGGGCATCACGGGCCTGGCGCTGCTGGCCGAAAGCCACCTCACCCTCCACACCTTTCCGGAGCACGGCTTCGCCGCGCTCAACGTCTATTGCTGCCGCACCCGCGCGCGTCCGGACTTCGACGCGCTGGTGGCCCACCACCTGGGGGCCACGTCGTGCCGCGTGCGTGAGCTGTCGAGAGGGGTGGAGGCGTGA
- a CDS encoding DUF4178 domain-containing protein, whose product MTQGACPSCGASVEFTAGSAQVVVCGHCQTVVARAGAELEAHGRVARVVETESPLRLGLEGRLNGVSFQIVGHLQKDHGAGPWDEWYVELSDSRTGWLSESEGAFHLLFAGGVEEGLRLEDLHPGGRLRLRNRPLVVEERGHGHVTAAEGQLPDDVDPSQDSWYVDATGPRGLFVSLDFGSRDRDPEVFLGQKLELSQLGIPAGDLRPRVRKAQLQQARCTNCNGPLELRAPDQTLRVACPYCGALMDASQGKLKFLKLLQKPELPSDIPLGAKGTLDGTEWLCIGYQERSCVVEGTRYPWLEYLLYHPARGFTWLMESTGHWVFLKPLAAGDAEIVPHISAHYEGRRYKAFQSVQAVTDAVVGEFYWKVTQGETAQATEYVAPPYSISEDATDNEVTYTHGEYLTPEQVRDAFKLKDPLPPPRGIAPSQPNTRRQALWRTLKWTGLWLVALVALSLFFQARALKAQVLDLQVRLPPDAASGTPSAMHFSEPFELTRDGNIRAEVAMSTVLNNSWVGVQGDLVNQDTQEVVSFYEEISYYHGRDSDGSWSEGGNHGSVFLSTVPKGTYVLRTTTSFDPAMKFKSSLQGVAYRVVLTHDTPNQSWLGIALVLMLLGPGLSFFSAHGFETERWKESNLQ is encoded by the coding sequence GTGACGCAGGGGGCGTGTCCGTCGTGTGGGGCGAGCGTGGAGTTCACCGCCGGTTCGGCGCAGGTGGTGGTGTGCGGCCACTGCCAGACGGTGGTGGCGCGCGCCGGCGCGGAGCTGGAGGCTCACGGCCGCGTGGCGCGCGTCGTGGAGACCGAGTCCCCGCTGCGCCTGGGCCTGGAGGGGCGCCTCAACGGCGTCTCCTTCCAGATCGTCGGCCACCTCCAGAAGGACCACGGCGCCGGCCCCTGGGACGAGTGGTACGTGGAGCTGTCCGACAGTCGGACAGGTTGGCTCAGCGAGTCCGAGGGCGCCTTCCACCTGCTCTTCGCCGGGGGCGTGGAGGAGGGGCTGCGACTGGAGGACCTGCACCCGGGCGGGCGCCTGCGCCTGCGCAACCGCCCCCTGGTGGTGGAGGAGCGCGGCCACGGGCACGTCACCGCCGCGGAGGGCCAGCTGCCGGACGACGTCGACCCGTCCCAGGACTCCTGGTACGTGGACGCCACGGGCCCCCGGGGCCTGTTCGTGTCGCTGGACTTCGGCTCGCGCGACCGCGACCCGGAGGTGTTCCTGGGGCAGAAGCTGGAGCTGTCGCAGCTGGGCATCCCCGCGGGCGACCTGCGCCCCCGCGTGCGCAAGGCGCAGCTGCAGCAGGCGCGCTGCACGAACTGCAACGGGCCGCTGGAGTTGCGCGCGCCGGACCAGACGCTGCGCGTGGCGTGCCCGTACTGCGGCGCGCTCATGGACGCGAGCCAGGGCAAGCTGAAGTTCCTCAAGCTGCTCCAGAAGCCGGAGCTCCCCTCGGACATCCCCCTGGGCGCGAAGGGCACGCTCGACGGGACGGAGTGGCTCTGCATCGGCTACCAGGAGCGCTCGTGCGTGGTGGAGGGCACGCGCTACCCGTGGCTGGAGTACCTGCTCTACCACCCGGCGCGCGGCTTCACCTGGCTGATGGAGTCCACCGGCCACTGGGTGTTCCTCAAGCCGCTGGCGGCCGGTGACGCGGAGATCGTCCCGCACATCTCCGCGCACTACGAAGGCCGGCGCTACAAGGCCTTCCAGTCCGTCCAGGCCGTCACCGACGCGGTGGTGGGCGAGTTCTACTGGAAGGTGACGCAGGGTGAGACGGCGCAGGCCACGGAGTACGTCGCGCCGCCGTACTCCATCAGCGAGGACGCCACCGACAACGAGGTGACGTACACCCACGGCGAGTACCTGACGCCGGAGCAGGTGCGCGACGCGTTCAAGCTGAAGGACCCGCTGCCGCCTCCCCGGGGCATCGCGCCCAGCCAGCCCAACACGCGCCGGCAGGCGCTGTGGCGGACGCTGAAGTGGACGGGCCTCTGGCTCGTGGCCCTGGTCGCGCTGTCGCTCTTCTTCCAGGCGCGGGCGCTGAAGGCGCAGGTGCTGGACCTCCAGGTGCGGCTGCCCCCGGACGCGGCGTCGGGCACGCCCTCCGCCATGCACTTCAGCGAACCCTTCGAGCTCACGCGCGACGGCAACATCCGCGCGGAGGTGGCCATGTCCACCGTGCTCAACAATTCGTGGGTGGGCGTGCAGGGCGACCTGGTGAACCAGGACACGCAGGAGGTGGTGAGCTTCTACGAGGAGATCAGCTACTACCACGGGCGCGACAGCGACGGCTCCTGGAGCGAGGGTGGCAACCACGGCAGCGTGTTCCTGTCCACGGTGCCCAAGGGCACGTACGTGCTGCGCACCACCACGTCGTTCGACCCGGCGATGAAGTTCAAGTCGAGCCTGCAGGGCGTCGCCTACCGGGTGGTGCTGACGCACGACACGCCGAACCAGAGCTGGCTCGGCATCGCGCTGGTGCTGATGCTGCTGGGGCCGGGGCTGTCGTTCTTCAGCGCCCACGGCTTCGAGACCGAGCGCTGGAAGGAAAGCAACCTGCAGTAG
- a CDS encoding DUF350 domain-containing protein has protein sequence MLLLGVVVTLQGVLASVIYSLIGLVVFVAGFYVIRLILPFDVHKEIEVDQNTALGIVIGSFILGLAIIIAAAISG, from the coding sequence ATGCTGCTGCTCGGAGTGGTGGTCACGCTGCAGGGAGTGCTGGCGAGCGTCATCTATTCGCTCATCGGCCTGGTGGTGTTCGTGGCCGGCTTCTACGTCATCCGCCTCATCCTCCCCTTCGACGTGCACAAGGAGATCGAAGTCGACCAGAACACGGCGCTGGGCATCGTCATCGGGTCCTTCATCCTGGGTCTGGCCATCATCATCGCGGCGGCCATCAGCGGCTGA